Genomic window (Culex pipiens pallens isolate TS chromosome 3, TS_CPP_V2, whole genome shotgun sequence):
tttgtttagGCGATTGGtgtattaatttaaaacaagTTGTGATATTTTCCTATAATTATAAATAAACTATTAATGCTTATGATAAATGAAACTTTCTGCTTAAATGATACTCTATGGTCCCAGATacatcgatgccaacatttcaaaaagcattatGTACACATcatcctttttgagaaaaacgcatttcgacggtaacatttcaaaaggcatcatgtacattttgacactttctgggttttttgcatattctgaaagtactcctaataagctacctctccaccaaaaatgagcaagagttacttcagtaaaatctgtttaatcatgattttaaataaagttacataaacaaaatctctgccatcagcagtccctgtttatatagccctgtcaacttgtcaaacaaaagactacatgaacctcgtgacgaaaaatagcaacatgaacaaagcgccatgtatattcggcgaagaaaaacgaatcataacaaagcgtccccctcaatgacagcagggtgatatagacgttggtgatttcaaaagaagttatgtttgtttttctgaaataaaattacggaaataatgtgttattgaatttggatgatcaagtatcaataaaagcaacgtttttcatcgtttgttatcattagaacatcttattttgtttttatattaaattgggaattgaaaatggatgctcaacattcaaatgcgtttttctcaaaaaggatggtgtgtacatgatgctttttgaaatgttggcatcgatttgaatgttgagcatccattttcaattcccattttaatataaaagcaaaataagattttctaatataacaaacgatgaaaaacgttgcttttagaTATACTTGatcttcaaaattcaataaaccatcatttccgtaattttatttcagaaaaacaaacataactccttttgaaatcaccaacgtcgatatcaccctgctgttattgaggggggcgctttgttatgattcgtttttcttcgccgaatgtacatggcgctttgttcatgttgctttttttttcgtcaccaggatcatgtagtcttttgtttgacaggttgacagggctatataaacagggactgctgatggcagagattttgtttatgtaactttatttaaaatcatgattaaacagattttactgaagtaactcttgctcatttttggtggagaggtagcttattaggagtactttcagaatatgcaaattgaaatgttaccgtcgacaTATTAGATCGATGTTGTCGTGcgatcttgtcgcacgtcgctttttgacgttccgagaaaaatgcgttttaatgtttgaacttgaataaacaaaaactggaGCATGCAATGTaagcaataacaaacacgttttgtttggttgaacaTTCTTTGCATTGTCCCgatgtttggttgaatttggttgccagagtctcgagttataattacgttagtcgggcatgtacgtgtgtcataCGCGTTctaacctgaaatccctttggtcagttgtcgcacttaaataacttttcagggtgtgtcaagatagcacgacaagattgaaacttctttcatatgaagagtgacttcaatgcatggagtttttttttcgattgtttCTTAAACACAGACAGCAGACAGGGGAAAAATACCTTGAGTTTAGAGGGttacttcaaattttaaataaaacaacatTTGGTTCCAGGTCCTCCTGTTTATACAACAACTTTATTTACGCTTCCTCCCTCCTAAAGTTTTCAATCTCTCTAATGCTTTCATAAGAACGGGTTTTTGAATAACGTTACTCACAATAAATATCGTTTGCTTATTTCTCTCCGACTGTCTCTGTCTGTCCGTTATCGTCTATTTTACTTTTCACTTTTACCTAAAATGTCCGTGCAAAATATCCTGCTTTCCCTTGTTTCAAGGACTAACATCCGCAATCTGTCATAGGTGGTAGCGCCTCTGTAGCCAAGTCCGTTTTCGAGGCGGGGGGTTTTCTCCAAGTTCAGCTGTCCTGTTGTGGGTTGGTTCAAGCTCCTTTAGCGCATCGCTCGTTTATGGTTTATttctttttacacaaaaaagtatgtatgtgtgtgtgtaaccTGCTTCCTGTttgcgttttgtttttatttcttctAGAATCTATGTTTTGTAAACATCAAACTAATTGAGCTCTTCGTTATTTGTCTATCAATTGTGTATTTatatcttgtttttgttttaagtgGTTGATTCTCCAATGTGAAACACTCGGGCATTCgagtgttgcaaaaaaaaactgatgtcATGGTAAACGAAAAATTGTCAGTTCATGGTTCGATTCCGCATcgacaacaaaaatataaaattggtacaaaagatttatttcaaaagttaaacgtagctaacaaaatcaacaaattgcTTACGTGTTAAGGTCTGTGGCAGCCTTGTATTCGTTCGTATGTATTTATAAGTAATAGTGTTCGTACGGTGATGCAGCACGGAGTGAAGTTCTGTCAGCGAAAACGTAAACACGTGTTTGCGAATTGATTTCGGATTCGACAACATTGTCACTGTTTTGTTTGCGATTTCGTTGACAGGACTTTTTTTCCGTGTGAATAAGATGAATGGCTTCTTCCTCCTCTTTCGGTAGTGGTTTGGAGATTTCAACGGGATGGTTGTGCGGAAGGTTTCCTACTGTTCTAGCGTTAAATGCTAGGGCTTCTTTTATTCTGTCAAATTGATCAAATATCTTATTGTACAACATCGATGGTAAAACTGCTTGATTCATGCTATGTGTAGGTGTGGAGGTTTGGGACGACATGACACTTAGTACGAGGACGTTGTTTGCTGACTGACCAAGGGTTAGTCAAAGGTGCGCTAGGGTGGAATTGCAAAACAAGTACCAAGTGTGCTTATGTGATCGATCCTATCGAGTCTCGTTTAGTTTAGTGAATTAGGTGGTAGTGATAGGTAGCAACTCTACTATAGCATTGAAGTACGTGAGGTTGCGCGCTagtccaaaaaaatattgtctttcAACGGTTGATTCCAGTGAGTGTTTTGGGCTGGGTGCTGTCCTAGTTTTCCCGCTTGAGCGCTCCGCGAGCCTTCCAGGCCTTGACCAGGTTCCAGGCAAAGTACAGCGAGAAGAGGTGCACCTGCACCGCCACCAGGACGAATCCGTACCACAGCAGTCCGTACGGGTAACCCTGTTAAGACAAAAAAAAGAGGAAGAAAGAGATACGTGTGCGAGAAAGCATTTCAAGCAAACCACAGCAAACAAGTGCACGAGGGATGGAAAAAGAGGGAAAATTTCGAGGAGAGCAAATCATTAGTCGGATTCGGTCCGTTACGAGGCGCGCTGCAAATTGGTACTAACAATTACCTGCCAGACGAAGATGTCCGTGTCCTCCAGCTCGGTGCCCTCTTCCAGGCTAATGTACTCCAGCACGTCGTTCAGGTAGTACATGATGCAGTAAATCAGCGGCACGAACGCAACCGTACTGATGCCGACCATGTACTTCTTCATGTCGTTCACCCGGTTGCGGCGGGCCGCTGACAGGCCCACAAACGACAGGAACACCGACAGGCACCAGAAGTACTCCCACCAGAGCGGGGCCGGTATCTGCAGCTCCTCGATCTCCAGGATGAAGATGTCCAGGCGGTCCAGGATGTCGGCGGACAGCTTGACGAGCATCACGAAGAACAGCAGGTAGTGAAAGAAAATGCAGTATTTTAACCGGGCCTTGTTGAGGGCGCTGTAATGCGAAAACAAAACAGTCTCAGAtctacctttacgtatacatacaAATAAAAAGTGCTGTAACACTAAAAGTAATCTACTTTTACcgtaaaagtttgcaaaaactAGCTGGAATAACAGTAAAACATTTATTTGGacaaatgattatttttgttttggatttgaaaattgattctGATTTGTTCAATCAAAAGTGATAGTACAGGTACAGATATCAGATATCTAGAAGTTTGTTGTTGGAGGGCAGCAGTTAAGAGTCAGTGAGGAAGATGAGCGCCACCGGGACATCAAAGAGCCCATCTTGTTCCCAAAGGTTGAAGAAAAGCTGCATCCGGAATCACGGTTAAAGTTAGAAGCAGACGACCGGGACAAGCACTGGTCAGCTGAGGAAACTGTTCTGGCTTCGGCCAAACATTTGTTGTCCGGATTCGTTCCATTCTGTCCTGTTTCCGGTCCCATAGTTTGATATTGAAAAttaacatagggctttaggacccaattatttcAGATGTTGGGGAAGTGATTGAGGACGAAAAATTTCACCtataatttttctttaatttgatttttttcacataaTTTGGAATCCCTTTGGTCTATCCCCGACCGTTTCAAACCATCGTGAGAAAAtcccagaaaatccagctat
Coding sequences:
- the LOC120413940 gene encoding protein jagunal isoform X1, producing the protein MASRGGPMVTGTDGADFEHRQRVAAHYQISALNKARLKYCIFFHYLLFFVMLVKLSADILDRLDIFILEIEELQIPAPLWWEYFWCLSVFLSFVGLSAARRNRVNDMKKYMVGISTVAFVPLIYCIMYYLNDVLEYISLEEGTELEDTDIFVWQVIGYPYGLLWYGFVLVAVQVHLFSLYFAWNLVKAWKARGALKREN
- the LOC120413940 gene encoding protein jagunal isoform X2, with the protein product MASRGGPMVTGTDGADFEHRQRVAAHYQISALNKARLKYCIFFHYLLFFVMLVKLSADILDRLDIFILEIEELQIPAPLWWEYFWCLSVFLSFVGLSAARRNRVNDMKKYMVGISTVAFVPLIYCIMYYLNDVLEYISLEEGTELEDTDIFVWQGYPYGLLWYGFVLVAVQVHLFSLYFAWNLVKAWKARGALKREN